In Vigna angularis cultivar LongXiaoDou No.4 chromosome 8, ASM1680809v1, whole genome shotgun sequence, one DNA window encodes the following:
- the LOC128193623 gene encoding cytochrome P450 82A3-like: MDFLLNCLTLNTTTLIASFLSLILLFFYLYRRISSEKRAPIVKGAWPILGHLSLLNGSKTPHRTLAALADKYGPLFTIKLGLKDALVLSNWEMSKELFTTNDLAVSSRPKLVAVEVMSYNQAFVGLAPYGPYWRELRKIVTKEFLSNRRIEQLSHIRISEIQTSFKELCDLCNTSVNNKKENESSYGAATLVDMKEWFEHLTFNIIVRMVVGKRYFGVAHVEGKEKAERFMKNLDEFMNLMGTFTVADGVPCLRWLDLGGHEKAMKATAKEMDTLLSEWLEEHREKKGLGEKVKGDQDFMDVMISALNGAPIHGFDADTICKATTLELILGGTDSTAVTLTWALSLLVRNPLAMEKAKEEIDMQIGKDGYIRESDISKLVYLQAIVKETLRLYPPAPLSSPRVFIENCILGGYHIKKGTRLMHNLWKIHRDPSVWSDPLEFKPERFLTTHQHVDLKGRHFELLPFGSGRRMCAGMSLGLNVLHFTLANMLHSFDISNPSTEPVDMTELFGFVNTRATPLEVLVKPRLPPNYYESL; this comes from the exons ATGGACTTTCTCCTAAATTGCTTAACCTTAAACACCACCACTCTTATTGCATCGTTTCTTTCTCTAATCTTGTTATTTTTCTATCTATATCGTAGAATTTCTTCTGAGAAACGGGCTCCTATAGTGAAAGGTGCATGGCCAATACTTGGTCATCTTTCACTGTTAAATGGTTCAAAAACACCCCATAGAACTTTGGCTGCTTTGGCTGACAAGTATGGACCCTTGTTCACCATCAAACTCGGTCTGAAAGATGCTTTGGTGCTCAGCAACTGGGAAATGTCCAAGGAACTCTTCACCACAAACGACCTTGCCGTTTCATCACGCCCTAAACTCGTTGCTGTGGAAGTCATGTCCTACAACCAAGCCTTCGTAGGGTTGGCTCCATACGGACCCTATTGGCGAGAGCTTCGAAAGATTGTGACTAAAGAGTTTCTCTCCAACCGCAGAATAGAGCAACTCAGCCACATTCGTATCTCAGAGATTCAAACCTCATTCAAAGAGCTATGCGATTTATGCAATACTAGTGTAAACAACAAGAAGGAGAATGAATCTAGTTATGGTGCTGCTACTTTGGTGGACATGAAAGAGTGgtttgaacatttgactttCAATATAATAGTGAGGATGGTGGTGGGGAAGAGGTACTTTGGTGTGGCGCATGTGGAGGGCAAGGAGAAGGCAGAAAGGTTTATGAAGAATTTAGATGAGTTCATGAATTTGATGGGCACTTTCACTGTGGCTGATGGGGTTCCTTGCTTGAGGTGGTTGGATCTGGGGGGCCATGAGAAGGCCATGAAAGCAACGGCTAAGGAAATGGACACGTTGTTGAGTGAGTGGTTGGAGGAGCACCGTGAGAAGAAGGGTTTGGGTGAAAAGGTTAAGGGCGATCAAGACTTCATGGATGTGATGATTTCAGCACTTAATGGGGCTCCGATTCATGGGTTTGATGCTGATACCATTTGCAAAGCCACTACCCTG GAATTGATTTTGGGTGGAACTGATTCAACTGCTGTTACTCTTACATGGGCACTTAGTCTGCTAGTACGAAATCCTCTTGCAATGGAAAAGGCTAAAGAAGAAATAGACATGCAAATTGGGAAAGATGGATACATAAGAGAATCAGACATAAGCAAACTTGTGTATCTTCAAGCCATAGTGAAAGAGACATTAAGATTGTATCCACCAGCACCTCTTTCATCACCTCGTGTATTCATAGAAAACTGCATCTTAGGTGGCTACCACATAAAAAAGGGAACTCGACTAATGCATAACCTGTGGAAGATCCACAGAGACCCTAGTGTTTGGTCAGATCCTTTAGAATTCAAACCAGAAAGGTTCCTCACCACTCACCAACATGTGGATCTGAAAGGTCGACATTTTGAGTTGTTACCCTTTGGAAGTGGGAGAAGAATGTGTGCTGGAATGTCCCTTGGCTTAAACGTGCTTCATTTCACTTTGGCTAATATGTTGCATTCCTTTGACATCTCAAATCCTTCGACTGAACCTGTTGATATGACTGAGTTGTTTGGATTTGTCAATACGAGAGCTACTCCACTGGAGGTTTTGGTTAAGCCACGCCTACCTCCAAACTATTATGAATCTTTGTAA
- the LOC128193514 gene encoding secreted RxLR effector protein 161-like: MEGCNNANVPVIENTKMFIQADDKKVDATLFKQIVGSLRYVCNSRPDISYGVGLVSRFMSDPRQSHISTAKHILRYLKGTIEFGLYFPKKTDGINGVLKAWSDSDWCGDQMDRKSTFGYVFKYMGASISWCSKKQNVVALSSCEAEYIALAKTTC, from the coding sequence ATGGAAGGATGCAACAACGCAAATGTACCAGTGATAGAAAATACTAAGATGTTTATCCAAGCAGACGACAAGAAGGTTGATGCTACCTTGTTTAAACAGATTGTAGGATCACTCAGATATGTATGCAATAGTAGACCAGATATCAGTTATGGTGTTGGGCTGGTAAGTAGATTCATGAGCGATCCCAGACAATCTCATATTTCCACTGCCAAACATATACTGCGTTATCTAAAAGGAACAATTGAGTTTGGTCTCTACTTTCCCAAGAAGACTGACGGTATAAATGGGGTGTTAAAAGCTTGGAGTGATTCGGATTGGTGTGGAGATCAGATGGATAGAAAGAGCACATTCGGTTATGTATTCAAGTATATGGGAGCGTCGATTTCCTGGTGCTCGAAGAAGCAGAATGTTGTAGCACTATCATCATGCGAAGCCGAATATATTGCTTTAGCTAAGACCACATGTTAG
- the LOC108323593 gene encoding uncharacterized protein LOC108323593, with amino-acid sequence MSLALKPLLLFLVLCALNPLPSVESAIPFITTLQNLRGISRGQNADGVGILRIYLKSLGYQVNEKSPSDNNFDANDESALKQYQAFHGLHTSGVVDDQTIETMSLPRCGIPDITATPNPNPNPNGLSSSPPQNYSYFPGNPKWSKFNLKYRVTANPSNVAVSLNVLRQVLSNALNTWRQNNSFTFNETTGVSDIVAGFQRLSHGDGNPFDGRGGVLAHAFAPQDGRMHLDADERWSTTGISPTIDLETVCLHELGHNLGLGHSNDPNAVMAPTYAGVRRTLRQDDKDGLNNLYGF; translated from the coding sequence ATGTCTCTTGCTCTAAAACCTTTACTCTTGTTCCTCGTACTCTGTGCGTTGAATCCTTTACCCTCTGTCGAGTCTGCAATTCCATTTATAACAACTCTCCAAAACCTGAGGGGCATTAGTAGGGGACAAAACGCGGATGGCGTAGGTATACTAAGAATCTACCTTAAAAGTTTAGGCTACCAAGTAAACGAAAAATCTCCTTCCGACAACAACTTCGATGCAAACGATGAATCTGCTCTGAAACAGTACCAAGCTTTCCATGGCTTGCACACCAGTGGTGTGGTGGATGATCAAACCATCGAAACCATGAGCCTCCCGCGTTGTGGAATACCTGATATCACAGCCACtcctaaccctaaccctaaccctaatgGTTTGTCGTCGTCGCCCCCCCAAAACTACAGTTACTTCCCAGGAAATCCAAAATGGAGCAAGTTTAACTTAAAATATCGAGTGACTGCAAACCCTTCAAATGTTGCCGTCAGCCTGAATGTCTTGAGACAAGTATTGAGCAATGCCTTGAACACCTGGAGACAGAACAACAGTTTCACGTTCAATGAAACCACTGGTGTATCTGACATAGTCGCTGGCTTCCAGCGTCTCTCCCACGGGGATGGCAACCCATTTGATGGGCGAGGTGGGGTTCTGGCACACGCTTTTGCTCCACAAGATGGAAGAATGCACTTGGATGCAGATGAAAGGTGGAGCACTACAGGGATATCACCAACCATTGATCTTGAAACTGTTTGTTTGCATGAACTTGGTCACAATCTGGGGCTTGGACACAGTAACGATCCTAACGCGGTTATGGCACCCACATATGCAGGGGTACGACGGACTCTAAGACAAGATGATAAGGATGGTTTAAACAATCTATATGGGTTTTAA